The DNA sequence GATGTGATTCTCAAACCGGAATGACCGGAAAGGAAAATGGTATAATAGTAAGCGTGCCCATAACGGGCCAAGCATGAATCAAAGGGGAAAACAACTTGAAGCATAAAGATGTTCTTGAATTGAAAAAACGCCTGAAGAAGGATCACTGCACCATCAGCCAGGTCAGCGGCTGCTATGTCAACAGTGAGAAGCAGATTGTCGCCACCTATCGTGAAACCTTTCTGAACCTGGAGGAATCCGAGTTCTTTAAATACCTGGAAATTGCCAAGAAGATCCTTTCCGGCACCTGGGGCAACCATCTGCTGGAACTGGGATTTCAAAGAGAAGAGATCGGAGCCGAGGGCCGGCAGGCCATGCTGGTGGATCTGAAGCGGAGCCGTCTGAAGGATGACGAGCTCATCCAGGCATTCTATCGTCAGATCATCGACACGTACCAGACCGAGGGTAATTTTCTGATCCTGCTGTTCTCCGATGCCTATGACGTCATGAAGCGAACCAGGGACAATCTCAAGCTGGATGAGTCGGAGGAAACCTTTGAATACATTCTGTGCGCCGTTTGTCCGGTCACTTTGTCGGATCCGGGTCTCCATTACGAAGCCGGAGAACAAAGAATGCGAGCGCTGGGACGGGACTGGGTTGTTTCCGCTCCCGCCCAGGGATTCCTCTTTCCCGCCTTTTCCGAGCACAGCGGGGACGTCAACAGCCTGCTGTACTATACGAAAAACCCGCGGGAACCCCATCCTGAACTGATGGAGACCGTCCTGGGCTGCGAAGGCGTCATGACCACCGCTCTGCAGCGTGAATCCCTGCAGACTCTGCTTCAGGAAGCGGTCGGCTACGAGGAAGAGAAAGCCGAGAACCTGTTCCTCGATCTGCAGGAAGAGCTCCACAGCATCGTGGCGGAGCAGGAAAACCAGTCGGAGTCGGATCCGGAACCCGTTGTCCTGACCAGTATTCAGATTCAGGATATTCTGGCAGACAAGGCTCCGGTGGAAGTCCTGCAGAAGATTGAGGAAGTGTACGAGGAATATTTCCAGAGCGATCTGCCCCTGGCTGATCGGATGCTGGATCCCAAAGCCCTCAAAACTGCAGAAAAGCGCAAGAAGGAGCAGGCTCTGGAAAAACAGGTGGAAAATCTTAAGCAGATGCTGCGTGACAGCGCTCAGGATCCGACACTGCCCTTGACCATGGAGCAGACGGAGGGCATCGATGTCCAGCTGCAGGTGCGGCCGGAAAAAGTGGCTCAGATCAAAGCCCAGTACATCGACGGCCAGAAATGCATCATCATTCCGCTGGAAGAAGACGAAGAGGCCATCATCAATGGCCAGTCGGGAATTCTGTAACGAAGTCCAAGGAATGGGTTCTCCGCTGTTCCCTCGTTGCGTGAGGGCCTGATCGGGATTATACTCAAGGCAAGGAAGGGAAGATCTGTACCCTCAGCATCCATGCCTGATCAATGAGCTGATGCCAGCCGACCCGTCCGGGTCGGCTTTTTTGAGAGGAGGAACGCCATGCATCCGTTTTATGGACCAAGCAGCATGATGATCGGAGACGTTGATTTCTGGTGGGTCGGGCTGGTATCCATGGCCCTGTATCTGCTGTTCTGGGCAGGCGCCATCGTGCTGGCCGTGCGTTTGCTCCGAAAGATCGGTCTGGGGCGATGGCTGCCCAAACCGGATGATGCCATGGCGATCCTGCGGGAGCGCTACGCCCGGGGGGAAATCGATCAGGCGGAATTCCGCGAGAAAGCGGCGGATCTGGCTGACACTGCCCCAACGGACAAACCCTGAGGAGGGGATATTCATGAAAGGGCGGGATCTGATGTATCTGATTCGCTTTGGACTGACAACCGTATTGCTTCACCGCCAGGATCCGCTGGTGGGATCCCTCATCCTGACAGACCGCTGCAACTTGGCCTGCCGGCACTGTGCCGTGGCCAACAAAGCCCGCGTAATTTACCCCTATTCCAGCGTAAGGCGTGACATGGAGCACCTGTACCGGCAGGGGGTTCGAATCCTGCTGTTTTACGGCGGTGAACCCTTTCTCTGGGAGGATTCGGACCGAACGCTGCGGGATCTGGTAAGCGAAGCCAAGGCCATGGGATTTATCCTGGTCCAGGTTGTGACCAACGGAACATTCCCTCTGGACTTGCCCGAAGCGGATCTGATCCTGGTCAGTCTGGACGGAAACCGGCGCCATCACAATGAAATCCGGGGCGATACCTATGACCGGATTCTAAATCATATCGCAGCCGCGCCGAACCGAAATATCTGCCTCTATATGGCGGTCAACAACATCAACTGGCAGGACATCGAGGAAGTCAGCCGGCTTGCCCAACGGCTGACCAAGGTGAAGGCCGTCGCGTTCAATTTTCACACACCTTATCCAGGGGTAGAATCATTGCAGCTGTCAGGGGAAGAGGCCCGGTCAGCCGTTCAGGCCATCACGGCAATGAAGCAGGACGGCCTGCCCATTCTGAATCTGGTCCGGGCATTGCCCAGGCTCATCGAGCACAGATTTCAAGCGCCATGCCGGCAGTGCGTGGTGATGGAGAACGGAGCAGGCTGGACCTGCGGCCGCTGCATTGAGATTCCAGGTTTGTGCGAACAATGCGGCTTTGCCTTCGCCGCGGAGCTGTCCCTGGTATTTCAGGGGAATCTACCCGTAGTCGGAGAGTTTTTGAGGACATATCTCAGACAGTTCTGACCGGTCAGTCGTCTGCTTATTTGTCGCAAGATCCATTTAAGGGAGGGAGTTTACCATGCTGACCACATTGCTTCGCCTTGGCCTGACACGGTCCATGGCTCCGTTTGAGTTCAGAAACCGGATGGATCAGCCGCTGCCCTTTGAGGATCTGGAGGAATTCGGGCTTTATGTCCATATTCCGTTTTGCCGGACGCTGTGCAGTTTTTGTCCCTACTGCAAGGAGATCTATGATCCGCAGCGGGCCGGGCAGTATAAGGAGAGCCTGCTGGCGGAAATTGAGCTGGCGGCGGGTCATCTCCGGGAAAGACGGCCGGTGACCAGCCTCTACTTCGGGGGTGGGACGCCTGCCCTGATGGGGGATGATCTGGCCGAGATCATTGCTGCCCTGGAGCGGTATTTTGAAATCCGGGGGGGCATCGGAGTGGAGCTCCATCCGTCAGATCTGACCGCGGAGACGCTGACAAAATTGAAATCGGCCGGGGTGACTATGGCAAGCCTGGGCATTCAGTCCTTCGAGAGGGAATGTCTGGAAAAGCTGGGCCGCTCCTGGGAACCCTTTGCCGACAAGGTGCGCCTGGTTCATTCCGCCGGATTTGACGTCATCGATGTGGATCTGATCTTCGCGATTCCGGGCCAGACGGAGGAATCCCTGACCCGGGATATTCAGACCGCCTTTGCCAATGGCGCTACCCAAGTGTCGACCTATCCATTCATCGATTTTACCTTTGCCCATAACACCTGGCATCCTATGTCGGACAAGGATAAGCTGCGTCTGCTGAAGCACCTGGCCAAAACCTGCAAGGATCAGGGACTGGTGCGGACCTCCGTCTGGACCTTTGCCAAGCCGGGCACTTCCCAGTATTCTTCCGTGACCCGGGAAGCTTTTCTAGGATTCGGCCTGTCGGCCACGAGTCTGCTGCGAAACCAGTTCAAAATCAATACCCATTCCCTGGACGGGTATGTTGAGCGAATCTCCCAGGGCAGGCTGGCGACCTCCCTGACCCTGGATTTTACGTCCAGGCAGCGGGCAGCCTATTTCCTGTTCTGGAGCTGCTATGGCCTGCTCATCGATCCGGCGCGCTTTCAGCAGGTGATCGGCCAGCCCCTGGCCAAAATGTACGGGCGGGAAATATGGCTGGCGCAAAAACTGGGAATTCTCAGACAGGAGGGAACCCGGTATCGTCTGACGGATCGGGGCATGCTGCTGTATCATCAGGTGGAGCAGATCTATACCACGGCCTATATCGACCGGATGTGGAATATTTCCAGAATTCAGGCATTTCCGCAGTCCATCCGCCTCAGGTAAGCTGAGAGTTCTGAATCAGAGCACAAAGGGCGGTATGATCCAGTCAGTATTGTAGTTTTCTCGAGATGGAAATCTTTCTTATTATGACAACGAACTATGGTATATTTATTCCGGTAGCAGGCAGGGGATTCTTCTGCTAAATTAATAGTTAGAAAAAGCCCTTCATCCGGTGGCCGTTCGAGGACATACGGAGAGGAGCT is a window from the Clostridiaceae bacterium HFYG-1003 genome containing:
- a CDS encoding radical SAM protein, whose product is MKGRDLMYLIRFGLTTVLLHRQDPLVGSLILTDRCNLACRHCAVANKARVIYPYSSVRRDMEHLYRQGVRILLFYGGEPFLWEDSDRTLRDLVSEAKAMGFILVQVVTNGTFPLDLPEADLILVSLDGNRRHHNEIRGDTYDRILNHIAAAPNRNICLYMAVNNINWQDIEEVSRLAQRLTKVKAVAFNFHTPYPGVESLQLSGEEARSAVQAITAMKQDGLPILNLVRALPRLIEHRFQAPCRQCVVMENGAGWTCGRCIEIPGLCEQCGFAFAAELSLVFQGNLPVVGEFLRTYLRQF
- a CDS encoding radical SAM protein: MLTTLLRLGLTRSMAPFEFRNRMDQPLPFEDLEEFGLYVHIPFCRTLCSFCPYCKEIYDPQRAGQYKESLLAEIELAAGHLRERRPVTSLYFGGGTPALMGDDLAEIIAALERYFEIRGGIGVELHPSDLTAETLTKLKSAGVTMASLGIQSFERECLEKLGRSWEPFADKVRLVHSAGFDVIDVDLIFAIPGQTEESLTRDIQTAFANGATQVSTYPFIDFTFAHNTWHPMSDKDKLRLLKHLAKTCKDQGLVRTSVWTFAKPGTSQYSSVTREAFLGFGLSATSLLRNQFKINTHSLDGYVERISQGRLATSLTLDFTSRQRAAYFLFWSCYGLLIDPARFQQVIGQPLAKMYGREIWLAQKLGILRQEGTRYRLTDRGMLLYHQVEQIYTTAYIDRMWNISRIQAFPQSIRLR
- a CDS encoding SHOCT domain-containing protein, with protein sequence MHPFYGPSSMMIGDVDFWWVGLVSMALYLLFWAGAIVLAVRLLRKIGLGRWLPKPDDAMAILRERYARGEIDQAEFREKAADLADTAPTDKP
- a CDS encoding DUF4317 domain-containing protein is translated as MKHKDVLELKKRLKKDHCTISQVSGCYVNSEKQIVATYRETFLNLEESEFFKYLEIAKKILSGTWGNHLLELGFQREEIGAEGRQAMLVDLKRSRLKDDELIQAFYRQIIDTYQTEGNFLILLFSDAYDVMKRTRDNLKLDESEETFEYILCAVCPVTLSDPGLHYEAGEQRMRALGRDWVVSAPAQGFLFPAFSEHSGDVNSLLYYTKNPREPHPELMETVLGCEGVMTTALQRESLQTLLQEAVGYEEEKAENLFLDLQEELHSIVAEQENQSESDPEPVVLTSIQIQDILADKAPVEVLQKIEEVYEEYFQSDLPLADRMLDPKALKTAEKRKKEQALEKQVENLKQMLRDSAQDPTLPLTMEQTEGIDVQLQVRPEKVAQIKAQYIDGQKCIIIPLEEDEEAIINGQSGIL